The window GCGCGGGTGTCAGTTCGTTTGGCGGCGGGGACGGTGGCGCAGCGCGAGTGCCAGGAGTCCGGCGAGCACGAGTGCGGCAGCAGCGAACGCGGCCGGGAGCAGATCGTCGGCGCCCGTCGAGGCGAGGGCGCCGTCGTCCGCGCTCGCCGTCGGGGCGGCCGTGCTCGACGGGCCGGGGCCCGTGCCGGTCGTCGCGGTCGGCTCGGTGCTCGACGTGGGCTCGCCCGTCGGGGTCGTCGTCGTGCTCGGTTCGGGTGTCGCCGGCGCCGCCGCGCGCAGCGTCACGATGCGCACGGCGGGCAGTGTGCCGTCCCACGTGAACAGCGCGGGCGCCCCGACGGCGAACGTCACGTCCCGGCCCGACGGGTCGGCCGTGAAATCGGCGAACGAGCGGCCGAGGTGCACACCCGCACCGTGGCCGGCGATGATCGTGCCGCCCTCGTAGGCGTCACCGAGCAGCTCACTCGACTCGAGCACACCGCTCGACGAGAGGGGCAGCGTGCCGTCGACGAGCGCGCGCGAGTCGATCGCGAGCGCATAGCCCGACCCCGGTACGGCGGCATCCCGGGCACCGTCCATCGCGCCCACGAGGAGCATCGACCAGCCGTCCATGCGAACCGCGCCGACCGCGTGGCCCAGGTGGTCGTCCGCCGCGAGCCCGTTGATCCACCAACCGCGCGGAACCGTGGCGCCGGCGTCGTCGGTCGAGGCGACGGCCGGGGCGTCGACGGCGTCCGGGTCGGTGACGACGGTCGCGCGGCTCGTCGAGCCGAGGACGACGAGCGCACTGCCCGTCTTCGGCGCGTCGGAGTCGCCACCGAGCATGAGGTCGTCGAGGCCGTCACCGTCGATGTCACCGATGCCGACGGCCGAACCACCCATGAGGTCGTAGCCGCGGACGGGACCGTTGATGCGGAAGCCGGGCACGTCGCCCGCGCCGACCTCGACGGTGCCGCTCACCTCGGTGAACACCCAGCCGGCACCCGTCGCGAACGCGGACGAACCGGGGACGGTCCACGACGCGGCACCCACATACAGGTCGTCGCGCCCGTCACCGTTCACATCGCCTGCGGCGGCCGTCGACACGAGGTCGATGCCCGTCCCGCGCACGCGCGGTCCGCTCGTCGAGGTGAGTGCGGTCTCGGCGGCGAGCGTCTCGGCGTCGAGCACGGTGACCTCACCGTTCGTGTCGGTGACACCCACCTCGTCGCGCCCGTCACCGTCGATGTCGCCCACGCCGATGGCGCGAGTGACCGAGCCCGTCACGACGCGGCCGCGCTCGCCAGGGTATCGAGCGTCACGTCCGAGAAGTCGCGGGAGCCGAACACGAGGAAGACCGCGGCGCTCTGGCTCACGACGACAAGGTCGTCGATGCCGTCGGCGTTCACGTCGCCCGCGCAGCGCACGTCCACGCCGCCCATCCTCGTGCGAGCCGTGTCGATGATGCGCACCGGCGCGGACTCGTCGACCGTGGCCGAAGCGGCACCGTCGGCCGCGCCGAGCAGCACGTAGCCGCCGGTCGCACCGGGCGTGAAGTCGAACGTCGAGTAGGTTCCGACGGCGAGGTCGGCGACCCCGTCACCGTCGACGTCGCAGCGCTCCTGCGAGACGGTGCTGCCGAACGCCGATCCGTCCGGCCCCGTCACGATCCGGTCCGAGACCGGTTCGAGGGCCGAGGCGGGGGGAGGGGCGAAGGCCCCCGACAGGGTGAGTGCGAGTGTGGTTGCGGCGACGGTGGCCGAGACGGCGACACGTCGCCGGGATGTTGCGTGCACGGGGGCCTTTCGACGGCGGAGCGCGTCCATCGCGCTCCCGCCGAAGGTGAGGTTAGCCTGTCCTTACACGCATGCGCGACGTCGACCGTTGCTCAGGATCCGCGTGGTCGTCATCGCCGTGCCGGGGGCGTCGGTCCACCCGGCGACACCTCAGCTTCGTTCGGCGTGCGCCCGTCGGACCCCCTCGAAGAGGCGTTCGTTCGCGTCGAACGCGACCGAGGTCTCGTCGACCGCGCGCTGCGCCGAGGGGGCATCGAGGTTGAGCCCGTCGAGCGCCGCGCGGTAGGTGTTCTTGAACGTCGGGAACTTCCCGATGCCCTCGAGCCGGAAGAACGCGGCCTCGTCGTCGGGGAGGCCGTAGTGGCGATCGAGCATGACGCGGATCGCCTGGCCCCCCGACAGGTCGCCCAGATAGCGCGTGTAGTGGTGCGCGACGAGCCGACCGAGCTCGTCCGCCGACGCCTCGATCGCGGCCACGTAGGACGCCGTCTCCGGCAGGACGTCGAGGGGCTCGAGACCCGTGCGCTCGCGGAGAGCGGCGAGATCGGCGGCGATCGCGTCGCCTCGCTCGAGCGCGGCCGGGAGCAGATCGGGCACGTCGAGCTGCGCGCGAAGGGTCGCCGCGGCGCCGTCGATCGCGGCGTACACGTGCTCGAGCTGGTCGAGCAGCATCACCCATGCGGCGATGTCGAGCTCGCCGCCGAGGAGCTGGGACATGAACGGCGAGTTCTCCGCGCGCTCGTGGGCGGCCCGCGTCTCCTCGCGGAAGCGCGTGGAGAGCGGGGCGGTCTCGGCCTCGGGTGGTGTCGTCATGCTGGCTCCGTGGGGTCGTACCGTGCGGCGCGCCTGCGGCGGAGCCGGTCGGGGAGGTGGGGCGAAAGGGTCAGTGGGTGAGGGACATCGTGACCGCGACCGTGCTGAACGCGACGACGATCGCCACGAGCGTGATCGGGTGCCGGACGGCCCAGTAGAGCAGGGGGTCGAGGAATCCGAGCGGCGCGGGGCGACGTCCCGGGAGCGTGACGTCGCCGGTCGCGCCGACGGGCTGCGGGGCTGCGACCGTCCGCCACCCGCCCGCCAGCATCCGCCGCCGCTCGGCGAACCAGTCGAACAGGAGCGTCGCGAACGGCGGCACCGCGGCGATGCCACCGAGCAGGAACATGTGCCACGGCCAGCGCTGGTTGAGGCCGACGAGCATCGTGCACGCGAGGTAGGCGATGAACATGCCGCCGTGCAGTGACCCCGCGAGGGTCACCACCGCATCGGTCGTCCGAGCCCCGTACTTGAGCCACATGCCGAACAGGAGGAGTGCCCACGTGGCGGCCTCGCCGATGGAGACGGTGCGGAGCAGGGTGCGTGGGGTCACGAGATCACATGCTACGGCTTTTTGACGACACCGTGTCGGGAACCTGCGGAGCGTCCGCGGCTCAGGCCTGTTCCGATTCCGCGTCCTCCGGGTGCAGGCGTCGCGCGCCCGGCCCGTCCGCCGCGAGTTCGTCGCCGGGATTGACGATCCGGCACGCACTCAGGGACAGGCAGCCGCAGCCGATGCACCCCGTGAGCTCGGCCTCGAGCCGCTCGAGTTCGAGGCGCCGCGCCTCGAGCCGTGCGTGCCAGGTCGCCGAGATACGTCCCCAGTCGCGCTTGCCCGGCATGCGGTCGTGCGGGAGGCACTCGAACACCTCCGCGACCTCCGAGAGCGGGATGCCGAAGCGACGGGCGGCGAGGATGATGCCGATGCGCCGCAGGACGTGTCGCGGATAGCGACGCTGGTTGCCGCTCGTGCGCACCGAGGCGATGAGCCCCTCGGCCTCGTAGTAGCGGACGGCACTCGTGGCGATCCCCGCGCGCCGGGCCACGTCACCCACCGAGAGAAGATCGGTCGCCGAGACGGTCACGGACACCTCCCCGGCTCGATCTGTGCGGACGTGCGGGAAAGCGTACTCCCGCTCGTCGACTCGTCGACTCGTCGACTCGTCGACGAGGCCCCGTCATGTTCGTCGGGGCGAATACTCCGGGCGGCGTGTGACGGTGTACGGCTATCGTGACGAAGATGCTCATCCCACCCGCCAATGCCCTCGACGAGCGGCTGCCCGGCTCGGTCACGGGGCCGCTCGCGCTCGACGACGTCGACGAGCTGATCGTGCTGCAGCGTGCCTGCTGGGTGCAGGAGGCGATCGCGAACGACACGCTCGACACCCCACCGCTCCACGAGACGCGCGAGGACGTCCTCGCCGATGCGGCGCAGTGGGACACGGTCGTCGTTCGTGTCGGCCATCGCCTCGTGGCGGCCGTGCGCGGGCGTCTCGACGGTGACGCCTGGGACGTCGGGCGGCTCATGGTGGCTCCCGACCTCGCGGGCCGCGGCGTCGGTTCCGCACTGCTCGAGCTCGCCGAGTCGCTCGCTCCGAGTGAGGCGACGCACTTCGCGCTCTTCACGGGAGCGCGGAGCGAGCGCAACATCCGCACCTACGAGCGCGCCGGCTACCGCGTCGAACCGCAGGACGACGAGGCCCGCGCGCACGGCATCGTGCGGCTCACGAAACCCATCGTGCGCGACTGAGCGCAGTGGGCGTGGCGGCCGGCTGCGAGGCGCCCGCGGTGGCTCAGTGACCGTGACACTCGACCCCGAGCTCGCGTGCGGCGCGCTCGGTGAGCGCGACGACCTCGCGGCGGATCTCCGGACGCTCACTGATCGGTGCGCTCCACGGCACGGTGAGCTCCCGTTCGCCCGCTGGGGTCGTGGCGAGCCACGTGCCGCCGGTACCGTCGAGCGCCGTCATGCGCGCCGCGGTCGCGTCGAAGGCGCCGGACGCGCGCACGATGAGCAGGTTGTCGTCGGCGTGGTCGTCGTTCATGTGCGCGAGCACGGCATCGACGACGGAGGCGGGGAAGGCGGTCACGGTCCGACCGTACCGTGCGCCGACCCTGCCGCGGTCGCGGACGAGCGGGGCTCAGTAGGCGACGGTGAAGCGCTCGCGGTGGTGCGCGGGCGTCGTGATCTCGTCGACGACGGCGAGGCCGAAGTCGGAGCCGGAGATGTTCGAGTCGCCGTTGTCGTCGACGAGCAGGACGTCGCCGCCGACGCGGTAGTGCCCCGTGGCCTCACCGGGTGCGAACGCACCGAAGCCACCGGCCGGGCTCACGTAGAACCAGTCGAGCGACCCGTCGCCCGCGCGAAGGTCGTCGAGGACGGTGCCCATCTCGGTCGCCTCGGGCAGGATCGCGGCCGGGAAGCCGTCGGTCTCGGACAGCTTGGGGCCGCCGGGGGCGACGAGGAGGGAGCCTGCGCCGCCGATGACGCCGAGCCGGACGCCGGCCTTCGCGGCGAGCGTCGCGAGCGTCGCGTCGACCTCGCGCACGTGCCCCTCGAGCGCGCCGCGCGGCGAGAGTGCCGAGACGACGACGTCCGCGCCGTCGACCGCACGCTCGAGCACGCTCGGGTCGAGCACGTCGCCCTCCACGTAGGTGACGCCGGGGACGCGGTCCGCCGGTGCCTTCCGGCTGACGCTCGTCACCTCGAGGCCGCGCTCCGCGGCGTGACGCACGATGTTGGTTCCGGCGTAGCCGGTGCCGCCGATGACGGTGAGCTTGGTCATGTTCGTCCTTTCGCTTCGCGACCCGGACGGTCGCGATGGTCACCATAAGTGACCATTGGCTCGAGTGGAAGAGGGCACCTCGCGGTGACCGGGGCACTCGCAGGTTCGTCGTCCCGCCCCGCGGCTTGAGCGGGGCGGACGTCGGCGGTATCTTTCGGTGACCGATGAGCGGGGGACCGCGGAGAGGCGGCGTCGTGAACCAGGACCGATGGCACGCCGGTGGGCGGTGGGATCCCTACGACCAGGACTGCCCGTCCCGGCAACTGCTCGACCGCATCGGCGACCGCTGGACGGTCCTCGTCGTCCTCGCGCTCGCCGACGGTCCCAGACGCTTCTCGGAGCTGCGTCGCTCGGTCGGCGGGGTGTCACAGAAGATGCTGACGCAGACCCTGCGCGCGCTCGAACGCGACGGCCTCGTCCGGCGCACCGTGTTCGCACAGGTCCCGCCTCGCGTCGACTACACGCTCACCGACACGGGGACGAGCCTGCTCGAACCGCTGCGGGGGCTCCTCGACTGGTCGTCCGCGCACATGGACGACGTGCTCGCGTCACGAGCACGGCACGACGAGGGTGAGGCCGACGGGGCCGCGCACGAACGGGTCGCCGCCTCGGGCGGTTGACGCTCAGCGCTCGACGAGGATGCCGTCCTCGTCGCTCCACAGCGTCGCGCCGGGCCGGAACACGACCCCGCCGAACTCGACGATCTCGTCGGCGACCCCGAGCCCGAGCTTCGTGCTCTTGCGCGGGTTCGAACCGAGTGCCTTGATGCCGAGGGGGATGTCGAGGAGCGCCGCGCGGTCGCGGACGACGCCGTTGATGACGGCACCCGCCCAACCGTTGTCGGCCGCGATCTTCGCGATCATGTCGCCCATCACGGCGCGTCGCAGCGAGCCCGCGGCGTCCACGACGAGCACCGCACCGTCGCCGGGCGAGGACACGACCTCCTTGAGCAGAACGTTGTCCTCGAAGCAGCGCACGGTGCGGATCGGGCCGGAGAACGCGGCGACGCCGCCGAGGTTCCGGAGCTGCAGCCACACGGACTGGAGCGCTTCGCCGTGTTCGTCGTAGAGGTCGGCGGTGGAAATCGTCATGTGGGCCTCCCGGGTCGGTGCATCGAGCCTACGACGCGTCGAGCGCGCGCAGGGCGGGGAGTACGTGGTCGCGCAGGAGCGGTGCGAGATCGTCGGGGAGGGGCAGGCTCGGATCGAGCAGCCGGACCTCCTCGATCTCGGCGAGCGCGCTGACGCGTTCGGCGGCCCCCGGCTCCGTCGACGCGAACACGTCGCCCTGCACGTCCCGGCCCGCCTCGTTCGCGGCCGGCGCGGAGAACCGGCCGAGCGGCACGAGCGCCGCGGGTTCGAGCGCGACGCCCGTCTCCTCGGCGCACTCGCGCACGGCGGCGTCGGCCGCGGACTCGCCCGCCTCGGGCTTACCGCCCGGCAACTGGAACCGGGACGTGCCCCGCTTGCGGACCGTCACGATTCGCCCGCGCGCATCGCGGAGCACGACGGCGCTCACGCGGATCGGGGCGGTGGTGTCGACGGAGGGGGTGTTCGCGGTCATGACCGCCAGGCTAGCCCGCGGCGACTGCCGGACGTCTTCCGGGCGGGCGCGGTATTCCGCACCCGCCCGGCCGGAAGACATCCTGCGACGACCCCCTGACATCGCGCCGAGCACCGAGTCGGAGAAGTGTCGGAGATGCGTCGGAGACGGATCGGAACGCGAAGGCTACGCGGCGTCGACGTGGCGCACGAGACCGACGCCGACCGGCACGGGATGGCGGAAGCCGCTGTCGTGTTGGATCCAGCCGTCCTCGCCCACGACGACCTGCGTCCGGTAGTGGCGCATCGCCTCACGGATGCGGTCCGTGTACGCCGGCAGCGCGAACCAGAGCACGCCCTCGGCCGTCTCGGCGGGCGTCTCGGGGTGCGTCAGCTCGAAGACGGGCACGCCCGCGTCGCGGCCGGCCGCGACCGCGATCTCGTGTGCGCGCACGTGGTCGGGGTGGCCGTAGCCGCCGTGCGCGTCGTAGGTGACGATCGCGTCGGGCCGCACGCGCGCGACGAGCGCGTCGAGATCGGCGAGCGCCTCGGCGAAGGGGATCGAGGTGAACGAACGCGGGTCGGCGGCGGCGACGGGGTCGGGCCCCGCGACACCCTCCGAGATCCACGACATGCCCGAGTCGCGGTACTCGCGGTCCTCGTGCGCGTCCGAGCGGGCCTCACCCGAGCCGAGCCAGTGGGCCTCGTCGATGCCCAGGACGGCGAGCGCCTCGCCACGCTCCTGCACGCGGCGCGGCCCGAGCCCGTCGGTGCCGAACAGCTCGGCGAGGGCGGGGTCGACGACCTGGCCCAGCTCGCCGCGGTTGCTCGTGACGAGCACGACGCGGGCACCGCGCTCCGCGAGCGCGGCCATGAGCGCACCGCCCCACAGGGTCTCGTCGTCCGGGTGCGCGTGCACGAACAGCACGGTCCGGGCCGTCTCGAGGAACGACGCTGCGTTCCGGTCGTCGAGTGTCGCGGTCACGATCAGGCGGCCCCGACGAGGCGCTGCAGCACGCTCGCGAACACGCCGAGTCCGTCGGTTCCCGACTTCATGCGCTCGGCCGTGTCGGGCCCGAAGCCGAGCTCGACCGCGTGCTCGGGGTGCGGCATGAGGCCCACGACGTTCCCTCGCTCGTTCGTGAGGCCCGCGATGTCGTCGCGCGACCCGTTGGGGTTGACCCCGACATAGCGGAACGCGACGAGCCCCTCGCCCTCGATGCGAGCGAGCGTCTCGTCGTCGGCGATGAACCCACCCTCACCGTTCTTGAGCGGGATGACGATCTCCTCGCCGCGCTTGTAGGCTCCCGTCCACGCCGTGTCGGCGTTCTCGACGCGCAGCACCTGGTCGCGGCACACGAACGCGCCGTGGTCGTTGCGGATGAGGCCGCCCGGCAGCAGGTGCGCCTCGGTCAGCATCTGGAAGCCGTTGCAGATACCGAGGACGGGCGTGCCCGCGTTCGCGGCCGCGACGACCTCGGCCATGATCGGCGAGTGGCTCGCGATCGCACCGGCGCGCAGGTAGTCGCCGTAGGAGAAGCCGCCCGGCAGGACGATCGCGTCGACGCCCTCGAGGTCGTGCGAGCCGTGCCAGAGCGCGACGGGCTCGCCGCCCGCGAGCAGCACGGCGCGCTGCGCGTCCCGGTCGTCGAGCGATCCGGGGAAGGTGATGACGCCGATCCGCACGCTAGTCCCCCTCGGGGAGCGTGAGTGGGATCTCGTTCGTGTCGAGCGGGATGGACGACTCGTCGTCGTCCTCGAGGTCGGTGAGCTCGACGCCTTGCACGCTGATCGAGATGACGTCCTCGATCACGCCGTTCGCGAGGAGTTCGTCGGCGATACCCGTGACCTCCTCCATGAGTTCGGCGGAGACCTCGCGGTCGGTCGTGATCTCGAAGCGTTTGCCCACGCGGACGTCGCCGAAGTGGCTCTTGCCGAGCCGCGCGAGCGCACCGGCGACGGCCTTGCCCTGCGGGTCGAGGAGTTCTTCCTTCGGCATGACTTGCACGACGATCGTGGGCATGCAGATGCTCCAATCTTTCGGACGGCGGCTGGGTTCAGTGTAGCCGCGCGCGACGCGCCGATCGCGCGCGGACGGACCGATCGGTCGGGCCCACTATCGTTGGGGCACCGGGCGCAACGGTACCGTGCGCCCGGATGCCGGAGAGGGGGATGCGATGTCCAGGATCGGCGATTTCTTCCGGGGGCGGACGAGCGGGTCGGGTGAGGGCTCGGCCGCCGACGCGGTGCCACCGCGCTCGGGCTCACCGCGGACCACCGTCGACGCGCCACCCGAGGAGCAGCCCGCGAACGGGGGCAACGCCGTCTCGGCGAGCACCGCGAACCAGGCGGTCGCGCAGGCCGCGGTCGAGGCGAACGCCATGCCCGACGAGGGTCGTGGCCACCGTCCGGCCGCCGTGGGCCTCATGTGGACCGACGGCATCGGCCGCGTCTCGCTCCGTGCCCTGCAGCTCATCATCCTCATCGCGCTCGGCGCGGGCGTCGTGTGGGCGGGGCTCCAGCTCTCCATCGTCGTCATCCCCGTGCTGCTCGCGCTCATCGTCGCCTCGGCCGCGTACCCCGTCATCAAATTCCTCACCGATCGGCGCTGGCCGTCGGTGCTCGCGACCGTCGCGGTCCTCCTCGTCGTCGCACTGCTGCTATCGGGGGCGATCTTCCTCGTCGTCGTGCTCGTCGCCGGTCAGTGGACCGTGCTGCGCGACAGTGCGGTCGAGGGCTTCAACCAGGCCGTCGCGTGGGCGAACTCGACGTTCGGCATCGTCGTCGACGGCGACCACATCGCCGAATGGTTGCAGCAGCTGTGGACGTTCGTGTCGTCGAGCGGGCTCGGCTCGGCCGCGTCGGGCATCACGGCCGGCATCTCGTCGGTCGCGACCTTCCTCACCTCGCTCGTGCTGTTCTTCGTCGTGCTCTTCTTCTTCATGAAGGACGGCCCGCTCATCTGGGGCTTCGTGACGAAGCCGTTCCGTGGCGCGATGGCGACGCGGGTGCAGCTCATGGGCGCGCGTGCCGTCGAGGTGCTCGGCGGCTACATCCGCGGCACCGTGACCGTCGCACTCGTGGACGCCCTCTTCATCGGCATCGGCCTCGCGATCGTGGGCGTCCCGCTCGCCTTCCCGCTCGCGGTCATCGTGTTCATCACGGCATTCATCCCGCTCGTCGGTGCGACGCTCGCGGGCATCGTCGCAGCCCTCGTCGCGCTCGTGACGAACGGGCTCGTCGCGGCGATCATCGTCGTCGGAATCGTCGTGCTCGTGAACCAGCTCGAGGGCAACTTCCTGCAGCCGGTCGTGCTCGGCAAGTCGCTCAACCTCCACTCGCTCGCCGTGCTCCTCGCCCTCACGATCGGGACGGTGCTCGGTGGGATCGTCGGCACGCTGCTCGCGGTGCCCGTCGCCGCGGTCGGCTGGACGCTCGTGAAGTCCTGGTACGAACCGCTCGAACAGTTGAAGCGGGACGTGAGCGAGGACGGGTCCCGCACGAAACCGGTGGATCGGAAGGCCGCGTCCGCGACGAGCTGAGCGGGCCGGGCACGCGCGCTCGAGCGGGCCAGTTCAGCCACGCAGGGCGAGCGCGAACGGCAGCACGCCGGGCGCGCCCGCGCGACGGAGCAGGCGGGCGGCGACGGTCATCGTCCAGCCGGAGTCGACGAGATCGTCGACGAGGAGGACGGGCCCTTCGAGCTCGGCGAGCGACGACTCGAGCTGCGGTCCGATCGCGAAGGCGGGCCACACGGCGGCGAGCCGGAACGCACTGTTGCCACCCGGCCCACCCGACGGCGCCGACACGAGGTCGAGGGCCCCGAGCACGGGGAGCCGGCCGATCGAGCCGAGCGCCGTCGCGACCGAGCCGATGAGTTCGGGCCGTGTGCGGCTCGGC is drawn from Pseudoclavibacter chungangensis and contains these coding sequences:
- a CDS encoding FG-GAP and VCBS repeat-containing protein: MGDIDGDGRDEVGVTDTNGEVTVLDAETLAAETALTSTSGPRVRGTGIDLVSTAAAGDVNGDGRDDLYVGAASWTVPGSSAFATGAGWVFTEVSGTVEVGAGDVPGFRINGPVRGYDLMGGSAVGIGDIDGDGLDDLMLGGDSDAPKTGSALVVLGSTSRATVVTDPDAVDAPAVASTDDAGATVPRGWWINGLAADDHLGHAVGAVRMDGWSMLLVGAMDGARDAAVPGSGYALAIDSRALVDGTLPLSSSGVLESSELLGDAYEGGTIIAGHGAGVHLGRSFADFTADPSGRDVTFAVGAPALFTWDGTLPAVRIVTLRAAAPATPEPSTTTTPTGEPTSSTEPTATTGTGPGPSSTAAPTASADDGALASTGADDLLPAAFAAAALVLAGLLALALRHRPRRQTN
- a CDS encoding FG-GAP repeat protein produces the protein MHATSRRRVAVSATVAATTLALTLSGAFAPPPASALEPVSDRIVTGPDGSAFGSTVSQERCDVDGDGVADLAVGTYSTFDFTPGATGGYVLLGAADGAASATVDESAPVRIIDTARTRMGGVDVRCAGDVNADGIDDLVVVSQSAAVFLVFGSRDFSDVTLDTLASAAAS
- a CDS encoding heme oxygenase (biliverdin-producing); amino-acid sequence: MTTPPEAETAPLSTRFREETRAAHERAENSPFMSQLLGGELDIAAWVMLLDQLEHVYAAIDGAAATLRAQLDVPDLLPAALERGDAIAADLAALRERTGLEPLDVLPETASYVAAIEASADELGRLVAHHYTRYLGDLSGGQAIRVMLDRHYGLPDDEAAFFRLEGIGKFPTFKNTYRAALDGLNLDAPSAQRAVDETSVAFDANERLFEGVRRAHAERS
- a CDS encoding DUF3817 domain-containing protein, yielding MTPRTLLRTVSIGEAATWALLLFGMWLKYGARTTDAVVTLAGSLHGGMFIAYLACTMLVGLNQRWPWHMFLLGGIAAVPPFATLLFDWFAERRRMLAGGWRTVAAPQPVGATGDVTLPGRRPAPLGFLDPLLYWAVRHPITLVAIVVAFSTVAVTMSLTH
- the soxR gene encoding redox-sensitive transcriptional activator SoxR — protein: MTVSATDLLSVGDVARRAGIATSAVRYYEAEGLIASVRTSGNQRRYPRHVLRRIGIILAARRFGIPLSEVAEVFECLPHDRMPGKRDWGRISATWHARLEARRLELERLEAELTGCIGCGCLSLSACRIVNPGDELAADGPGARRLHPEDAESEQA
- a CDS encoding GNAT family N-acetyltransferase, giving the protein MLIPPANALDERLPGSVTGPLALDDVDELIVLQRACWVQEAIANDTLDTPPLHETREDVLADAAQWDTVVVRVGHRLVAAVRGRLDGDAWDVGRLMVAPDLAGRGVGSALLELAESLAPSEATHFALFTGARSERNIRTYERAGYRVEPQDDEARAHGIVRLTKPIVRD
- a CDS encoding DUF2470 domain-containing protein, translated to MTAFPASVVDAVLAHMNDDHADDNLLIVRASGAFDATAARMTALDGTGGTWLATTPAGERELTVPWSAPISERPEIRREVVALTERAARELGVECHGH
- a CDS encoding NAD(P)-dependent oxidoreductase; translated protein: MTKLTVIGGTGYAGTNIVRHAAERGLEVTSVSRKAPADRVPGVTYVEGDVLDPSVLERAVDGADVVVSALSPRGALEGHVREVDATLATLAAKAGVRLGVIGGAGSLLVAPGGPKLSETDGFPAAILPEATEMGTVLDDLRAGDGSLDWFYVSPAGGFGAFAPGEATGHYRVGGDVLLVDDNGDSNISGSDFGLAVVDEITTPAHHRERFTVAY
- a CDS encoding winged helix-turn-helix transcriptional regulator; this encodes MNQDRWHAGGRWDPYDQDCPSRQLLDRIGDRWTVLVVLALADGPRRFSELRRSVGGVSQKMLTQTLRALERDGLVRRTVFAQVPPRVDYTLTDTGTSLLEPLRGLLDWSSAHMDDVLASRARHDEGEADGAAHERVAASGG
- the rraA gene encoding ribonuclease E activity regulator RraA → MTISTADLYDEHGEALQSVWLQLRNLGGVAAFSGPIRTVRCFEDNVLLKEVVSSPGDGAVLVVDAAGSLRRAVMGDMIAKIAADNGWAGAVINGVVRDRAALLDIPLGIKALGSNPRKSTKLGLGVADEIVEFGGVVFRPGATLWSDEDGILVER
- a CDS encoding NUDIX hydrolase, giving the protein MTANTPSVDTTAPIRVSAVVLRDARGRIVTVRKRGTSRFQLPGGKPEAGESAADAAVRECAEETGVALEPAALVPLGRFSAPAANEAGRDVQGDVFASTEPGAAERVSALAEIEEVRLLDPSLPLPDDLAPLLRDHVLPALRALDAS
- a CDS encoding PIG-L family deacetylase is translated as MTATLDDRNAASFLETARTVLFVHAHPDDETLWGGALMAALAERGARVVLVTSNRGELGQVVDPALAELFGTDGLGPRRVQERGEALAVLGIDEAHWLGSGEARSDAHEDREYRDSGMSWISEGVAGPDPVAAADPRSFTSIPFAEALADLDALVARVRPDAIVTYDAHGGYGHPDHVRAHEIAVAAGRDAGVPVFELTHPETPAETAEGVLWFALPAYTDRIREAMRHYRTQVVVGEDGWIQHDSGFRHPVPVGVGLVRHVDAA
- the purQ gene encoding phosphoribosylformylglycinamidine synthase subunit PurQ produces the protein MRIGVITFPGSLDDRDAQRAVLLAGGEPVALWHGSHDLEGVDAIVLPGGFSYGDYLRAGAIASHSPIMAEVVAAANAGTPVLGICNGFQMLTEAHLLPGGLIRNDHGAFVCRDQVLRVENADTAWTGAYKRGEEIVIPLKNGEGGFIADDETLARIEGEGLVAFRYVGVNPNGSRDDIAGLTNERGNVVGLMPHPEHAVELGFGPDTAERMKSGTDGLGVFASVLQRLVGAA
- the purS gene encoding phosphoribosylformylglycinamidine synthase subunit PurS, with product MPTIVVQVMPKEELLDPQGKAVAGALARLGKSHFGDVRVGKRFEITTDREVSAELMEEVTGIADELLANGVIEDVISISVQGVELTDLEDDDESSIPLDTNEIPLTLPEGD
- a CDS encoding AI-2E family transporter, whose translation is MSRIGDFFRGRTSGSGEGSAADAVPPRSGSPRTTVDAPPEEQPANGGNAVSASTANQAVAQAAVEANAMPDEGRGHRPAAVGLMWTDGIGRVSLRALQLIILIALGAGVVWAGLQLSIVVIPVLLALIVASAAYPVIKFLTDRRWPSVLATVAVLLVVALLLSGAIFLVVVLVAGQWTVLRDSAVEGFNQAVAWANSTFGIVVDGDHIAEWLQQLWTFVSSSGLGSAASGITAGISSVATFLTSLVLFFVVLFFFMKDGPLIWGFVTKPFRGAMATRVQLMGARAVEVLGGYIRGTVTVALVDALFIGIGLAIVGVPLAFPLAVIVFITAFIPLVGATLAGIVAALVALVTNGLVAAIIVVGIVVLVNQLEGNFLQPVVLGKSLNLHSLAVLLALTIGTVLGGIVGTLLAVPVAAVGWTLVKSWYEPLEQLKRDVSEDGSRTKPVDRKAASATS